The genomic stretch CAAGCGTGACATCCCCTATTCGACCCTGGCGCAAGCCTTTCAGAGCTTGATCCGACCACTGCTTGGCAAGAGCGATCCGGAGTTGGCTGGATGGCGCGAGGCTTTTCGGGAAGCATTAGGCCCGAACGGGCGGCTTATCATAGACCTGGTTCCGGAACTGAAGCTCATCGTCGGCGACCAGCCGCCGATCCCCGAGCTGCCGCTCCATGACGCGCAACGCCGCTTTCAGCTGGTCTTCCGGCGCTTTCTCGCCGTGTTCGCGCGGCGGGAGCACCCGCTGGCGCTGTTCCTCGACGATTTGCAATGGCTCGACTCGGCAACGCTGGACCTGCTGGAGGATTTGTTGACCCAGCCGGACGTGCAGCATCTGATGTTGATCGGGGCTTACCGGGATAACGAGGTCAATTCCGCCCATCCTCTGATCCGCAAGCTCGAAGCGATCCGCAAGGCGGGCGCGGTCGTGCACGAAATTATCTTAACGCCTCTCGCGCGTGAAGACCTGGGACGGCTGATTGGGGATGCTCTTCACTGCGAACCGGAACGCGTCACCGCGCTGGCAGAACTGATCCATGAGAAGACGGCAGGCAATCCATTCTTCGCCATTCAGTTGATCTCTGTACTTGTCGAGGAGGGTTTGCTCACATTCGACTATGGTGAAGGGCGATGGTCCTGGGACCTCAATCGCATTCGCGCCAAGGGTTATACTGACAACGTCGCAGATTTCATGGCGGCGAAGCTGAGCCGTCTGCCGCCAACGACTCAGAAGGTTCTCGGCCAGTTGGCCTGCCTGGGGAATGCTGCCGAGTCGGAGACGCTCGCGCTGGTTCACGAGGCGAGCGACGAAGCGACAAACGCAGCGCTGTGGGAAGCTGTTCGGGCCGGCCTCGTCCTTCGTTCGGGCGGCACCTACGCATTCCTCCACGATCGCGTCCAGGAGGCGGCCTATACGCTCATCGTCGAGGACGAGCGGGCCATGTCGCATCTTCGCATTGGCCGATTACTTGCAGCGCGCACTCCACCGGAGCACCTCGAAGAGAACATCTTCGAAATCGTGAACCAGTTCGACCGTGGCGCGGCGCTTATCAGCACAGAGCGGGAGCGCGAGCAGGTCGCCACGTTCAATTTAATGGCAGGTAGGCGCGCCAAGGCGGCAACCGCCTACGCCGCAGCCCTGCGGTATTTTGTCGTCGGACGCTTGCTGCTGGGAGAAAAGGGTTGGGAACAGTGCTACCAGCTCACCTTCGACCTTGAGCTCAATAGGGGCGAGTGCGAATATCTGACCGGGGAATTGGCGGCAGCGGAAGAACGGCTCTCGTTGCTGTCGGCGCGGGCACTGACCATTGTTCACGCTGCCGCGGTCGCCTGCGTGCGCATCAATCTTTATACGACCGTCGACCGGAGCGACAGGGCTGTCGAGGTGGGGCTGGACTATCTCCGCCATGTTGACGCCCGGTGGCCGCAGCATGCAACGGCCGAGGACGTCCAGCAGGAGTATGGTCGGCTACGGCAGCGGCTCGGATCCGGCTCGATCGAGGGGCTGCTCGAGCTGCCGCTGATGACCGATCCCGACCGGCGCGCAACCATGGACGTGCTCACGGTGCTGACGTCACCCGCCCTGTTCACGGATTTAAATCTTTTCCGCCTCGTTGTCGGCCGGATGGCGACCCTCAGCCTGGAGCATGGCAACACCGACGGATCGTCCCTTGCATATACTTGGCTGGGCGGCGTCCTTGGGACGCACTTCGGCGATTACCAGGCAGGGTTCCGCTTCGGCAGGCTTGGCCTGGATCTAGTCGAGAAGCGTGGCCTTGATCGGTTCAGAGCCCGCGTCTACCTGGTCTTCGCAGTCCATGTCGCGCACTGGACACAGTCCCTGGCCACCAGCCGCGCCTTCCTGCGGCGCGCCTTTGAGGCCGCGCAGGAAGCCGGTGACCTTTCTTATGCCGCCTATAGCTGCATTGACTTGACCACGAATCTCTTCGCCTACGGCGATCCACTTGAGGTAGTCGAACGAGAGGCCGAAAATGGGCTCCAATTTGCGCAGAAGGTGCGGTTTGGTCTTGCCAGCGACTGCCTCACCGGACAGCTCAGGCTGATCCGGATGCTGCGTGGACTGACACCGGACTTTGGCTCCTTCAATGACGAAGCGTTCGAGGAGAGCCGCTTCGTGCAACGTCTTGAGAGCAATCGCCAGCTGGCCATTTGCGCCTGTTACTATTGGGTGCGCAAGCTACAAGCCGGGGTCTACGCCGGCGACTCCGTAGCTGCGATCGCGGCCACAACGAAACTCGCGCCGCTGCTGTGGACAGCGCCCACGCAAGTGGAGCAATCTGAATACCAGTTCTATGGTGCCCTTGCCCGGGCGGCACGGTGCGATGAAGCTCCGGCCGAGGAGCGATCCCAGCATTTGGCGGCGCTGGCGGATCATTACAGGCAGATCGCTGTCTGGGCTGAAAACTGCCCGGAGAACTTCGAGAACCGCACCGCACTGGTAGGCGCGGAGATCGCTCGGATCGATGGCCGTGTGCTCAATGCCGAGCACCTATACGAACGGGCCATCCGTTCAGCCCGCGAGAACGGCTTTATTCACAATGAGGCGCTCGCCTACGAACGGGCCGCGCGCTTTTACGCGGCGCGTGGGTTCAAGCAGATCGCGGACCTGTATCTGCGGAATGCCCGCTACGGTTATCTCCGTTGGGGGGCCGTCGGGAAGGTGCGACAACTCGACGAGACGTATCCAGACCTCAGACAGGAAGACTCACTTCCCGGCCCGATGAGCACCATCGGTGCGCCGGTTGAACACCTCGACCTCGCGACGGTGATCAAGGTGTCGCAAGCTGTCTCAGGTGAGATTGTGCTCGAAAATCTGATCGACACGCTCATGCGTACCGCAATGGAGCAGGCCGGTGCCGAGCGAGCGCTGTTGATTATGCCGTGCGGGCAAGGGCCTCGCATCGAGGCAGAAGCTACGACCAGCGGCGATACGGTGACCGTACGTCTGGTCGAGGGGGCCGTAACCGAGCACGTGCTGCCCGAGTCGGTGCTGCACTACGTCCTGCGCACCCGCGAGAGTGTAGTTCTGGACGATGCCGCGGCCCAGTCCCCGTTTGGCGTGGATTCCTACATCTGTCAGCGCAAGGCCCGGTCCATTCTCTGCCTGCCGCTGCTCAATCAGGCCAAACTCATCGGCGTGCTCTACCTCGAAAACAACCTGATGCCTCGCGTCTTCGCGCCCGCCCGGATCTCAGTCTTGAAACTGCTCGCCTCGCAGGCTGCAATCGCATTGGAGAATGCCCATTTGTATCGCGACGTCGCGGAGCGCGAGACGAAAATCCGGCGCCTG from Bradyrhizobium sp. Ash2021 encodes the following:
- a CDS encoding AAA family ATPase: MNPSTLLGADGNANFQALLEDGERVFCRVGSHANADGSVLAVLPAAEHPTPATLDRLAHEYGLKEELDGAWAVRPLGLIREGGRTMLVLEDPGGEPLERLLGAPLETDHFLRPAIDIAVALGKLHRRGLLHKDIKPANIMVNCADGQVRLTGFGIASRAPRERQAPEPPETVAGTLAYMAPEQTGRMNRSIDSRSDLYALGVTFYQMLTGSLPFTAADPMEWVHCHIARTPLRPSERSKNIPVPVSEIIMKLLAKTAEERYQTAAGVESDLRHCLAERERKGRIAPFALGEHDAPDRLLLPEKLYGRAREIETLLACFDRIVNNGAAELVLVSGYSGIGKSSVVNELHKVLVPPRGLFASGKFDQYKRDIPYSTLAQAFQSLIRPLLGKSDPELAGWREAFREALGPNGRLIIDLVPELKLIVGDQPPIPELPLHDAQRRFQLVFRRFLAVFARREHPLALFLDDLQWLDSATLDLLEDLLTQPDVQHLMLIGAYRDNEVNSAHPLIRKLEAIRKAGAVVHEIILTPLAREDLGRLIGDALHCEPERVTALAELIHEKTAGNPFFAIQLISVLVEEGLLTFDYGEGRWSWDLNRIRAKGYTDNVADFMAAKLSRLPPTTQKVLGQLACLGNAAESETLALVHEASDEATNAALWEAVRAGLVLRSGGTYAFLHDRVQEAAYTLIVEDERAMSHLRIGRLLAARTPPEHLEENIFEIVNQFDRGAALISTEREREQVATFNLMAGRRAKAATAYAAALRYFVVGRLLLGEKGWEQCYQLTFDLELNRGECEYLTGELAAAEERLSLLSARALTIVHAAAVACVRINLYTTVDRSDRAVEVGLDYLRHVDARWPQHATAEDVQQEYGRLRQRLGSGSIEGLLELPLMTDPDRRATMDVLTVLTSPALFTDLNLFRLVVGRMATLSLEHGNTDGSSLAYTWLGGVLGTHFGDYQAGFRFGRLGLDLVEKRGLDRFRARVYLVFAVHVAHWTQSLATSRAFLRRAFEAAQEAGDLSYAAYSCIDLTTNLFAYGDPLEVVEREAENGLQFAQKVRFGLASDCLTGQLRLIRMLRGLTPDFGSFNDEAFEESRFVQRLESNRQLAICACYYWVRKLQAGVYAGDSVAAIAATTKLAPLLWTAPTQVEQSEYQFYGALARAARCDEAPAEERSQHLAALADHYRQIAVWAENCPENFENRTALVGAEIARIDGRVLNAEHLYERAIRSARENGFIHNEALAYERAARFYAARGFKQIADLYLRNARYGYLRWGAVGKVRQLDETYPDLRQEDSLPGPMSTIGAPVEHLDLATVIKVSQAVSGEIVLENLIDTLMRTAMEQAGAERALLIMPCGQGPRIEAEATTSGDTVTVRLVEGAVTEHVLPESVLHYVLRTRESVVLDDAAAQSPFGVDSYICQRKARSILCLPLLNQAKLIGVLYLENNLMPRVFAPARISVLKLLASQAAIALENAHLYRDVAERETKIRRLVDSNIIGIFIWDFDGRVLEANDEFLRMVNYDREDLVSGRIRWADLTPSDWRDRNNARIERQKRSGRFEPFEKEYTRKDGSRVPVLIGGATFEEGGNEGVAFVLDLTGRKRAEDALREREAQLAEARRELRQMIDTIPIPVASYSADARRDFVNAAWKQYTGLSDEAALGTEWSVVAHPDDIATGEKMWHDAFATGEPWHTEERVRRADGQYRWFSIDRVAARDENGKIIKWYGTAYDIEDRKRAEERLRVQHTVAQILAEAATIEEATPRILWAMGECLGWDLGALWRVDREAEVLRCVELWHKASIEVPEFERVSREFTFVPGLGLPGRVWSSLEPEYVRDVVSDENFPRGPIAEREGLHAAFGFPILLGGEVLGVIEFFSREIRQPDQELLNMLATIGSQIGQFIERKRAEEAFRKVQMQLAHANRVATTGQLTASITHEVNQPITAAVTYALAARRWLRAEPPNFHEVDDALSFIVKEGNRAGEVVGRIRALIQKAPARKDAVEINDAILEVIALTRTEAENSSVSVRTQLAEGLPRVQGDRVQLQQVVLNLIINAIEAMRDVGEEERELLISTRNEPDGVSVEVRDSGPGFAPAEIDRVFEAFYSTKPSGLGLGLSICRSIIEAHNGRLWARPNVPRGAIFGFVAPAHPAAAS